One Scytonema millei VB511283 genomic window carries:
- a CDS encoding flavin prenyltransferase UbiX: MRNNLPLILAVSGASGLIYAVRAVKYLLEADYEIELVASKSTYMVWQAEQNLRMPVEPLQQEQFWRQQARVESSGKLRCHPWGDVGANIASGSFRTLGMIVMPCSMSTVAKLANGLSSDLLERAADVQLKEGRRLIVVPRETPFSLIHLRNLTTLAEAGARIVPAIPAWYHNPQTIEDLVDFVVARTLDQLDIDCIPLERWQGR, from the coding sequence ATGAGGAATAATCTACCGCTAATCCTGGCTGTCAGCGGGGCATCGGGGTTAATTTATGCCGTCCGAGCGGTGAAATATCTCTTGGAGGCAGACTACGAGATCGAGCTAGTTGCCTCCAAATCAACCTACATGGTCTGGCAGGCGGAACAAAATCTTCGGATGCCTGTAGAACCCTTGCAACAAGAACAATTTTGGCGACAGCAGGCAAGGGTAGAATCCTCTGGAAAACTCCGCTGTCATCCTTGGGGAGATGTAGGCGCTAACATTGCCAGTGGCTCGTTTCGGACGCTGGGAATGATAGTCATGCCTTGTAGTATGAGTACGGTAGCAAAGCTTGCCAATGGTTTGAGTTCCGACTTGCTCGAACGCGCTGCTGATGTCCAGTTGAAAGAAGGGCGCAGGCTGATTGTCGTGCCTAGAGAAACCCCCTTTAGTCTGATTCACCTCCGCAACCTCACCACGCTAGCAGAGGCAGGCGCTAGAATTGTGCCAGCAATCCCTGCTTGGTATCACAATCCACAAACAATCGAAGACTTAGTGGATTTTGTCGTTGCCCGTACCTTAGATCAACTCGATATTGACTGCATTCCACTCGAACGATGGCAGGGACGATAA
- a CDS encoding alpha/beta fold hydrolase yields MATIEIAGVRHVYELTAPTTFPHALVFVHGWLLSRAYWQPLIERLAADYQCLSYDLRGFGQSHAISSQEKAEAEARDLALNSSNATNGDGSLYSPTAYARDLQCLLQELNISSAWLIGHSLGGTIALWTAQQMPQSVQGVICVNAGGGIYLKESFEQFRAVGTQLVKLRPRWLPLLPLVDLWMTRANVARAIARSWGRQRIVDLAIAHPEAALGALLDSTTETEINRLPQIVSQLQQPVYFLAGDKDKIMEPKYVRHLASFHPLFQACGENAIEIPECGHLAMLEQTDMVAEQIRAIVTQYK; encoded by the coding sequence ATGGCAACCATAGAGATTGCGGGAGTGCGTCACGTTTACGAGTTGACTGCACCGACGACTTTTCCCCATGCTTTGGTATTCGTTCACGGTTGGCTTCTCAGCCGTGCCTACTGGCAACCTCTCATTGAAAGGCTGGCAGCAGACTATCAATGTTTATCTTACGATTTGCGCGGCTTTGGTCAATCTCACGCCATTTCTTCTCAGGAGAAGGCTGAAGCAGAGGCTCGGGATCTGGCGCTAAATAGCTCCAATGCTACAAATGGAGATGGTTCTCTCTATTCACCCACTGCTTATGCTCGCGATTTGCAATGTTTATTGCAGGAACTTAACATTTCCAGCGCTTGGTTGATCGGTCACTCCCTTGGCGGGACGATCGCGCTCTGGACGGCTCAGCAAATGCCCCAGTCCGTACAGGGGGTCATTTGCGTGAATGCTGGTGGCGGAATTTATCTGAAGGAATCTTTCGAGCAATTTCGCGCAGTTGGGACTCAGCTGGTGAAACTTCGTCCCCGTTGGTTGCCTTTATTACCGTTAGTCGATTTATGGATGACGCGGGCAAATGTCGCCAGGGCGATCGCTCGTTCTTGGGGTCGTCAGCGGATCGTCGATTTGGCGATCGCTCACCCAGAAGCAGCTCTGGGAGCGCTGCTAGACTCTACTACGGAGACTGAAATTAATCGCCTACCGCAGATCGTGTCACAGCTCCAACAGCCAGTTTATTTTCTAGCAGGTGACAAAGACAAGATTATGGAACCAAAATACGTCCGCCATCTTGCCAGTTTTCACCCTTTGTTTCAAGCCTGTGGCGAAAATGCGATCGAAATTCCTGAATGCGGACATTTGGCAATGTTAGAACAGACAGATATGGTCGCCGAGCAAATACGAGCTATAGTAACGCAGTACAAATAG
- a CDS encoding LapA family protein: protein MAAIRFFLLLILLGGLTVLLVQNWTPVLSLVFLGGQTQALPLSIWILFSVAAGAITSIFIASCFQISSYFAQPRAKKQRRRAAKTSTRFATEEKNPNKTPDPPKTNTYSYTGSSPRQTQTSVQDDSDGWDTAANDDWDFTEDTEPITQAPDRQEYTDRAVADRKRSSNLDDDWDYVPQDTQRQPQERQKNYASDEINRPASNDSNEPNEPKRSDRSASVYSYSAREPKNSGIGRTESVYDAEYRVLTPPYKQQNSSSPPPSNRPQNNDDDDWGFVNDEDWKVDNEDDSPRSEK from the coding sequence ATGGCTGCCATCCGCTTCTTTCTTTTATTGATATTACTGGGAGGTCTGACGGTACTGCTGGTGCAAAACTGGACACCAGTACTGTCTTTGGTATTTTTAGGCGGACAAACTCAGGCATTACCTTTGTCAATCTGGATTTTGTTTAGCGTTGCTGCTGGGGCAATAACCTCGATATTCATTGCCAGTTGTTTTCAAATCTCTAGCTATTTTGCCCAACCGAGAGCGAAAAAGCAGCGCCGTCGAGCCGCAAAAACTTCGACTCGGTTTGCTACAGAAGAGAAAAATCCTAACAAAACGCCAGACCCTCCTAAAACAAATACCTACAGCTATACTGGTAGTTCCCCGCGACAAACTCAAACATCCGTGCAGGATGACTCAGATGGATGGGATACTGCGGCTAATGACGATTGGGACTTTACCGAAGATACAGAACCAATCACACAAGCTCCCGATCGCCAAGAGTATACCGATCGCGCTGTTGCGGACAGAAAACGCAGTAGCAACCTTGATGATGACTGGGATTACGTGCCTCAAGACACTCAGCGTCAACCCCAAGAGCGGCAAAAAAACTATGCTAGCGATGAGATCAATCGCCCAGCTAGCAACGATTCTAACGAACCTAATGAACCCAAAAGGAGCGATCGCTCTGCTTCAGTTTACTCCTATAGCGCTCGCGAGCCAAAAAATTCAGGTATAGGTAGAACTGAATCAGTCTATGATGCCGAGTACCGCGTTCTTACCCCACCCTACAAACAACAAAATTCGTCTTCACCACCACCCAGTAACCGCCCTCAAAATAACGATGACGATGATTGGGGATTTGTGAATGACGAAGACTGGAAAGTGGATAACGAGGACGATTCGCCCCGTTCAGAAAAATAA
- a CDS encoding M61 family metallopeptidase, whose protein sequence is MTEATLTQVGKISSFTPTIHYQVAMPQPENHLFEVVLHLSGWKLPVLDLKMPVWTPGSYLVREYAKHLQDFSASAGERTLAWRKLSKNHWQVETGDRPDITVRYRIHANELSVRTNHLNATHGYFNGAAIFFRLPGLEQQPIQVEIAPPRSDWRVTTPLPAVPGQINTFTATDFDTLVDSPFEIGCHQSHQFEVLGKLHELAIWGKGNADAAKMIPDIKKIVEVEAELFGGLPYDKYIFLLHLASQNNGGLEHKFACSLIYSRFGFRDREKYERFMQLVAHEFFHLWNVKRIRPKALEVFDYDNENYTPSLWFCEGTTSYYDLAIPLRAGIYNDKTYLKNLSKEITRLQTTPGRLVQPASESSFDAWIKLYRFDNNTNNSQISYYLKGELVSLLLDLSIREKHQNRRSLDDVMRQMWEQFGKDEIGFTPAQLKQVIESVAGTNLDDFFKRYVDGTEELPFDRYLEPFGLKLVVENEESVPYIGMKVQAENGKETIKFVEIDAPAQRAGINPGDELLAIDGLKATANNLSDRLRDYQPGDAIEVTVFHQEELCTYTVTLAAPRPNRYQVVPVENPSPTQKQNYEGWLGSRC, encoded by the coding sequence ATGACTGAAGCTACATTAACTCAAGTTGGTAAGATTTCTAGCTTTACACCAACAATTCATTATCAAGTTGCCATGCCTCAACCAGAAAATCATCTGTTTGAGGTTGTTTTGCATTTAAGCGGTTGGAAATTGCCAGTTTTAGATCTAAAAATGCCCGTTTGGACACCAGGTTCTTACTTGGTGCGAGAATATGCTAAACATCTACAAGATTTTTCTGCCAGCGCGGGGGAACGGACTTTAGCATGGCGAAAGTTGAGTAAAAATCACTGGCAAGTAGAAACAGGCGATCGCCCTGACATTACTGTACGCTACCGCATCCATGCTAACGAGCTGTCAGTACGGACGAATCACCTCAATGCGACTCACGGCTATTTTAACGGTGCGGCTATCTTCTTTCGCCTCCCAGGACTAGAACAGCAACCGATCCAAGTCGAGATCGCACCACCAAGATCGGATTGGCGCGTCACGACTCCTCTACCAGCAGTACCAGGGCAAATTAACACGTTTACGGCGACAGATTTTGACACTTTGGTAGATAGTCCGTTTGAAATTGGCTGTCACCAATCGCATCAGTTTGAGGTGCTGGGTAAATTACACGAACTGGCGATTTGGGGTAAAGGTAATGCCGATGCTGCCAAGATGATTCCCGACATTAAAAAGATCGTCGAGGTGGAGGCAGAACTATTTGGCGGTTTACCTTATGACAAGTATATATTTTTGTTGCATTTAGCATCGCAAAATAATGGCGGTTTAGAACATAAATTCGCTTGCTCGTTGATTTATTCCCGCTTTGGATTTCGCGATCGCGAGAAGTACGAACGCTTCATGCAACTTGTCGCCCACGAATTCTTTCACCTCTGGAATGTCAAGCGGATTCGTCCGAAAGCGTTAGAGGTTTTCGATTACGATAACGAAAATTACACGCCGTCGCTGTGGTTTTGTGAAGGGACGACTAGCTATTATGATTTAGCTATTCCTTTACGGGCAGGTATTTATAACGATAAGACTTATTTGAAGAATTTGAGTAAGGAAATTACTCGCCTACAAACTACGCCAGGACGACTCGTACAACCTGCTTCTGAATCGAGCTTTGATGCTTGGATTAAGCTGTATCGTTTCGACAATAATACTAATAACTCCCAAATCTCCTATTATTTGAAAGGGGAATTAGTCTCGCTATTACTCGATTTATCCATCCGAGAAAAACATCAAAATCGGCGATCGCTAGATGATGTCATGCGTCAGATGTGGGAGCAATTCGGCAAAGATGAAATTGGTTTTACTCCCGCACAGTTAAAACAAGTGATTGAATCTGTAGCTGGAACAAATTTAGATGATTTCTTTAAACGATACGTTGATGGCACGGAAGAATTACCTTTCGATCGTTATCTCGAACCTTTTGGTTTGAAATTAGTCGTAGAAAATGAGGAATCTGTGCCTTATATAGGCATGAAAGTACAAGCAGAAAATGGAAAAGAAACAATTAAATTTGTGGAGATCGACGCACCAGCGCAGCGAGCAGGGATTAATCCTGGAGATGAATTGCTAGCAATTGACGGCTTAAAAGCAACCGCCAATAATTTGAGCGATCGCCTGCGAGATTACCAACCAGGAGATGCGATCGAAGTTACAGTTTTCCATCAAGAAGAACTATGTACTTATACTGTGACTTTAGCTGCTCCTCGTCCCAACCGCTATCAGGTTGTCCCAGTAGAAAATCCCTCTCCGACTCAAAAACAAAACTATGAGGGATGGCTTGGGAGCCGCTGTTAA
- a CDS encoding ribonuclease R family protein has product MEFSIATLLGNFTSDKLVAAKALEKKLDYQDESSIQRLFIALDVLEKIGVLVKEHGKYRRVREEGTIEAKLRCSSKGFCFAIQEAEGSEDIYIRESHLSNAWNGDRVLVKLTKEGSRRRSPEGEVQLILERANQSLLARIKQTDTNFRAVPLDDRLLFEIELQPDGHDLAQAIDYLVHVEILRYPIAQYPPLGRVVQVLGSDAEAASDVELVSCKHNLPRAFSSSVLEAAVELPAQISRKEFKTRSDLRPFLTLSFRESADDPTYVENAFTLEKTTTGQWQLGVHTADLAYFIEPDTPLDREGLKRSSSVYLGEKILPLFPDAVAQRSAFEPESDRRAISVLLTLDAATGQIVEFEIQPSAIQVDFQLDAEVVENILSDRTAELGLPAAVVEKVGQLSVLSKALQEQRQARGSFALNLPPRQYSYYDEGRLGVLTQGEPKLSELVTELLLLANQVVAEHLNALGVPAIYRIQPPPDVEDVQETIKLAANLGVELGLDREDAVHAGDYQEFTEQFARSPQAEQVLTYLLRDTLKPSAYSSKFQPYFSLALPGYTHSHAPLRRFADLLVQRVLHTVFEQGRERRTTRAKDSINLRHSSSHGKIGWNVLPPETQQELEVYIAGAIAQLNERDKEVQEAEDDLVGLQKAQLMKQRIGDVFEGIITGVQSYGFFVEIEVSDTKGRTLRVEGLVHVSSLKDDWYEYRGRQQALFGRKNRAAYRLGDRVSVQVKSVDYYRQQIDLVTVNGDRMLSGDRLEDTSPLDNDLSDDSDTYFDDEE; this is encoded by the coding sequence ATGGAGTTTTCAATCGCTACACTACTAGGTAATTTCACAAGTGATAAATTAGTTGCAGCAAAAGCCCTAGAAAAAAAACTAGATTACCAAGACGAAAGTAGTATTCAAAGGTTATTCATTGCCCTAGACGTACTGGAAAAAATCGGCGTTTTGGTTAAGGAACACGGTAAGTATCGTCGGGTAAGAGAAGAAGGAACGATTGAGGCTAAACTTCGTTGTTCTAGTAAAGGTTTTTGCTTTGCAATTCAAGAAGCTGAGGGATCGGAAGATATCTACATTCGCGAAAGTCATCTAAGTAATGCTTGGAATGGCGATCGCGTTTTAGTGAAACTGACGAAAGAAGGTAGCCGTCGTCGCAGTCCCGAAGGCGAAGTCCAACTCATTTTAGAACGGGCAAATCAAAGTCTGTTAGCAAGAATCAAACAAACAGATACTAATTTTAGAGCTGTTCCTCTAGACGATCGCCTCCTATTTGAAATCGAACTGCAACCCGACGGTCACGACCTAGCACAAGCGATTGACTATTTGGTACATGTAGAAATCCTCCGCTATCCCATTGCCCAATATCCTCCTTTAGGCAGAGTCGTACAAGTTTTAGGCAGCGATGCCGAAGCCGCCTCAGATGTAGAGTTGGTGTCGTGCAAGCACAACCTACCCCGCGCCTTTTCCTCATCCGTGCTTGAAGCAGCGGTCGAATTACCAGCTCAAATTAGCCGCAAAGAATTCAAAACCAGAAGCGATCTGCGTCCGTTCCTCACCTTAAGTTTCCGAGAGTCAGCGGACGACCCGACATATGTTGAAAATGCTTTTACTTTAGAAAAAACTACAACGGGACAGTGGCAATTAGGAGTTCATACTGCCGATCTTGCCTACTTTATCGAACCAGATACGCCTTTAGATCGTGAAGGGTTGAAACGTTCCAGTAGCGTTTACCTGGGAGAAAAAATTCTGCCTTTATTTCCCGATGCAGTGGCACAACGGAGTGCATTCGAGCCGGAAAGCGATCGCCGTGCCATTTCCGTTCTGCTGACTTTGGATGCAGCAACCGGACAAATTGTGGAGTTTGAAATTCAACCGAGCGCGATCCAAGTCGATTTCCAGCTCGATGCTGAAGTTGTAGAGAACATTCTAAGCGATCGCACCGCAGAACTAGGACTACCAGCCGCAGTGGTGGAAAAAGTCGGACAGCTATCAGTATTAAGCAAAGCCTTGCAAGAGCAAAGACAAGCTAGAGGTAGCTTTGCCCTCAACTTACCACCCCGTCAGTACTCCTACTATGACGAAGGCAGGTTAGGAGTCCTGACTCAAGGAGAACCCAAACTCTCCGAATTGGTTACCGAGTTGCTTTTATTAGCAAATCAAGTTGTTGCCGAGCATCTAAACGCTTTGGGGGTGCCTGCGATTTATCGCATTCAACCGCCTCCCGATGTTGAAGACGTGCAAGAAACAATCAAGCTAGCAGCTAACTTAGGAGTAGAACTAGGCTTAGATCGAGAAGATGCCGTCCATGCAGGAGACTACCAAGAATTTACCGAGCAGTTTGCGCGATCGCCCCAAGCAGAACAAGTCTTGACTTATTTGTTACGGGATACGCTGAAGCCGAGTGCTTACAGCAGTAAATTCCAGCCATACTTTAGCTTGGCTCTACCGGGCTACACCCACTCTCACGCACCCTTGCGGCGGTTTGCCGATCTATTAGTTCAGCGAGTCTTACATACAGTATTCGAGCAAGGACGCGAGCGCCGGACTACACGGGCAAAAGACAGCATAAATTTACGTCATAGCTCTTCTCATGGCAAAATTGGTTGGAACGTCTTGCCTCCAGAAACGCAGCAGGAGCTAGAAGTTTATATCGCAGGTGCGATCGCGCAGTTGAACGAGCGAGACAAGGAAGTTCAGGAAGCCGAAGACGATTTAGTTGGGTTACAAAAAGCTCAACTGATGAAACAGCGCATCGGCGACGTGTTTGAAGGCATTATTACCGGAGTCCAGTCCTACGGCTTTTTTGTGGAAATTGAAGTTTCCGACACTAAAGGCAGAACGTTGCGAGTCGAAGGTTTAGTCCACGTCAGTTCTCTCAAAGATGACTGGTACGAGTATCGCGGCAGACAACAAGCTTTATTTGGACGGAAAAACCGTGCTGCATATCGTTTAGGCGATCGCGTTTCCGTGCAAGTCAAGAGCGTAGACTACTACCGCCAGCAAATCGACTTAGTGACAGTCAACGGCGATCGAATGCTTAGTGGCGATCGGCTAGAGGACACCTCACCCCTCGATAACGACTTGAGCGACGACTCAGACACGTATTTTGACGATGAGGAATAA
- a CDS encoding carbon-nitrogen hydrolase family protein, with protein MKSYLAAAVQMTSVPDLEKNLVQAEELIELAVRQGAELVTLPENFSYLGREEDKIAQAAAIASKSEKFLRTVAQRFQVTILGGGFPVPVDDRKVYNTALLIGPSGEELACYQKVHLFDVNLPDGNTYRESSTVQAGIQLPVVYPSTELGHLGLSICYDVRFPELYRHLAYKGADVMFIPAAFTAYTGKDHWQILLQARAIENTCYILAPAQTGKHYALRQSHGHAMVIDPWGVILADAGDRPGVAIAEINPVRLEQVRRQMPSLQHRVFV; from the coding sequence ATGAAGTCTTATCTCGCTGCTGCCGTTCAAATGACTAGCGTGCCTGACCTAGAGAAAAATTTGGTACAGGCTGAAGAATTGATCGAACTTGCCGTCCGTCAAGGCGCGGAGTTGGTCACCTTGCCGGAAAACTTCTCTTATTTGGGACGGGAAGAGGATAAAATTGCCCAAGCAGCAGCGATCGCATCGAAAAGCGAAAAATTTCTCCGAACTGTCGCGCAACGCTTTCAGGTAACAATTCTCGGCGGCGGATTTCCCGTACCAGTTGACGATCGCAAAGTTTACAATACAGCCTTACTGATTGGACCAAGTGGGGAAGAACTCGCCTGCTATCAAAAGGTACACTTATTTGATGTCAACTTACCCGATGGCAATACTTACCGCGAATCCAGTACTGTACAAGCTGGAATACAGTTACCAGTGGTTTATCCCTCTACAGAATTAGGTCATCTAGGGCTCTCCATTTGCTACGATGTCCGCTTTCCCGAACTCTACCGCCACTTAGCATACAAGGGAGCCGATGTGATGTTTATCCCAGCGGCTTTTACGGCATACACTGGTAAAGACCATTGGCAAATCTTGTTACAAGCTAGAGCAATTGAAAATACTTGTTATATTCTTGCTCCCGCGCAGACAGGGAAACATTACGCCCTACGTCAGTCTCACGGACATGCAATGGTTATCGATCCTTGGGGAGTTATTTTAGCCGATGCAGGCGATCGCCCAGGAGTAGCGATCGCGGAAATTAATCCCGTTCGTCTCGAACAAGTCCGCCGTCAAATGCCTTCTTTACAGCATCGGGTGTTTGTTTGA
- the fba gene encoding class II fructose-bisphosphate aldolase (catalyzes the reversible aldol condensation of dihydroxyacetonephosphate and glyceraldehyde 3-phosphate in the Calvin cycle, glycolysis, and/or gluconeogenesis) gives MALVPMRLMLDHAAENGYGIPAFNVNNMEQIQAIMQAAKETDSPVILQASRGARKYAGENFLRHLILAAVETYPYIPIAMHQDHGNEPATCYSAIKNGFTSVMMDGSLEADAKSPASYEYNVNVTREVVKVAHALGVSVEGELGCLGSLETGMGEAEDGHGFEGKLSHDQLLTDPDQAVDFVEQTQVDALAVAIGTSHGAYKFTRKPTGEILAISRIEEIHRRLPNTHLVMHGSSSVPEDLLALINQYGGAIPETYGVPVEEIQKGIKSGVRKINIDTDNRLAITAAVREALAKDAKEFDPRHFLKPSIKYMQKVCADRYQQFSTAGNASKIKQISTDDFAAKYAKGELNAITKKTATV, from the coding sequence ATGGCGCTCGTACCAATGCGGCTGATGTTGGATCACGCGGCAGAGAATGGATACGGCATTCCAGCTTTCAACGTGAATAACATGGAGCAGATCCAAGCAATCATGCAGGCTGCTAAAGAAACAGACAGCCCCGTGATTCTACAAGCCTCTCGTGGCGCTCGTAAGTATGCAGGTGAAAATTTCCTGCGTCACCTAATTTTGGCAGCAGTAGAAACTTATCCTTATATTCCTATTGCCATGCATCAAGATCATGGTAACGAGCCTGCTACTTGCTATTCAGCAATCAAAAATGGCTTTACCAGCGTCATGATGGATGGTTCTCTAGAAGCTGACGCTAAATCCCCAGCTAGCTACGAATACAATGTCAACGTTACCCGCGAAGTTGTAAAAGTAGCTCACGCTCTGGGTGTTAGCGTAGAAGGCGAACTCGGTTGCTTGGGTTCTTTAGAAACTGGCATGGGTGAAGCTGAAGACGGACATGGTTTTGAGGGTAAGTTGTCCCACGATCAATTGTTAACAGATCCAGATCAAGCTGTTGATTTCGTAGAGCAAACTCAAGTAGATGCTTTAGCAGTGGCAATTGGAACCAGCCACGGCGCTTACAAGTTTACCCGCAAGCCAACAGGTGAAATTTTGGCTATTAGCCGAATTGAAGAAATTCACCGTCGTTTGCCCAACACTCACTTGGTTATGCACGGTTCTTCTTCAGTACCCGAAGACTTACTGGCTTTAATCAACCAGTACGGCGGGGCTATTCCTGAAACCTACGGCGTGCCAGTCGAAGAGATTCAAAAAGGAATCAAGAGTGGAGTGCGGAAGATAAATATCGACACCGACAACCGCTTAGCAATCACCGCTGCGGTACGGGAAGCTCTAGCGAAAGATGCTAAGGAATTCGACCCCCGCCACTTCCTGAAGCCTTCCATCAAGTACATGCAAAAAGTCTGTGCCGATCGCTATCAGCAATTTAGCACTGCTGGCAACGCTAGCAAGATCAAGCAAATTTCTACCGATGATTTTGCTGCTAAGTATGCTAAGGGCGAATTGAACGCTATCACCAAAAAGACTGCAACCGTGTAA
- a CDS encoding GNAT family N-acetyltransferase, whose product MGFWKGWFSGSETATGTKTAPVEEEAVESMGFSALNGESIVFSTDRNIDLYELEELCDAVGWARRPLRKVKKAIQHSFLVVSMWQVRGTQRRLIGFARATSDHAFNATIWDVVVHPSFQGKGLGKALMKYAIKKLRAEDISNITLFADPHVVDFYRGMGFMTDPEGIKGMFWYPN is encoded by the coding sequence ATGGGTTTTTGGAAAGGCTGGTTTAGCGGTTCTGAAACTGCTACCGGAACCAAGACAGCGCCAGTAGAGGAGGAAGCCGTCGAATCTATGGGCTTTTCTGCTCTAAATGGTGAAAGTATTGTTTTTAGCACCGATCGCAACATCGACCTTTACGAGTTGGAAGAACTTTGCGATGCTGTCGGTTGGGCGCGTCGTCCTCTCCGTAAGGTCAAAAAAGCGATTCAGCACAGCTTTCTCGTCGTGTCGATGTGGCAAGTACGAGGAACTCAGCGAAGGCTAATTGGATTTGCCCGTGCTACTTCAGATCATGCCTTCAACGCTACTATTTGGGATGTCGTCGTGCATCCTAGCTTTCAGGGAAAGGGGCTAGGTAAGGCATTGATGAAATACGCAATTAAAAAACTTCGTGCTGAGGACATCAGCAACATTACTCTGTTTGCCGACCCCCATGTGGTAGATTTTTATCGGGGTATGGGTTTTATGACCGATCCTGAAGGGATTAAGGGGATGTTTTGGTATCCCAACTAG